A genomic window from Synergistaceae bacterium includes:
- the dprA gene encoding DNA-processing protein DprA, translating into MYDITTAGLLFNAAGVPCSMFRRLCSEFSPEDAGSHSLWEELGMTSSQKQRLTSLLAKDSWAEQELERTESFGASFITIKDITYPALLLDLDKPPVGLYVKGTVNISLPSVSVVGTRRPSSYGQNTATQLGRALARAGITVTSGGASGVDSAGHRGALAEDGFTVAVFGTGIDVIYPSSNRDLFSRIAERGAIVSEYPFGTTGEGWRFVERNRIIAALSGRTVVVESSETGGAMHTARMCVRLGRELWAVPGRISEETCGGTNRLIAEGAKILVSVEEFVASVAGHREQLSLGLGEPPELSEDAQAVYSLLQRQGGRTADEIVRETGQDFVSVNSALMELEAEALITNAGGRYSALA; encoded by the coding sequence ATGTATGACATAACAACAGCAGGCCTACTCTTCAATGCCGCCGGTGTACCCTGCTCGATGTTCAGGCGGCTCTGCTCGGAGTTCTCGCCGGAAGACGCGGGCTCTCATTCCTTGTGGGAGGAACTGGGCATGACGAGCTCACAGAAGCAGCGTCTCACCTCCCTTCTCGCCAAAGACAGCTGGGCAGAACAGGAGCTCGAACGTACGGAGTCCTTCGGCGCATCATTCATCACCATCAAGGACATCACCTACCCGGCACTTCTCCTTGATCTCGACAAGCCCCCCGTCGGGCTGTACGTCAAAGGCACGGTGAACATCTCGCTTCCGTCGGTCTCAGTTGTCGGGACGCGTCGGCCAAGTTCATACGGGCAGAACACAGCAACGCAGCTCGGGAGGGCTTTAGCGCGCGCAGGAATAACCGTAACCAGCGGAGGTGCGTCAGGTGTCGACAGCGCAGGGCACAGGGGAGCTCTCGCGGAGGATGGGTTCACTGTTGCGGTGTTCGGGACAGGAATCGACGTGATATATCCTTCGTCGAACAGAGACTTGTTCAGCCGCATCGCAGAGAGAGGAGCAATCGTGTCTGAATACCCCTTCGGGACAACCGGCGAGGGCTGGAGGTTCGTAGAGCGCAACAGAATCATTGCCGCACTCTCAGGGAGGACGGTTGTTGTGGAGAGTTCGGAGACCGGCGGGGCGATGCACACAGCGAGAATGTGCGTACGTCTTGGCCGCGAACTCTGGGCAGTTCCGGGACGAATCAGCGAGGAGACTTGCGGCGGAACTAACAGGCTCATTGCTGAGGGGGCGAAAATTCTCGTGAGCGTTGAGGAGTTCGTTGCGTCAGTTGCCGGTCATCGTGAGCAGTTGTCGCTAGGGCTCGGTGAACCTCCTGAACTCTCGGAAGATGCTCAGGCGGTGTACTCATTGCTTCAGAGGCAGGGCGGGCGTACTGCAGACGAAATCGTCAGGGAGACCGGGCAGGACTTCGTGAGCGTGAACTCCGCGCTGATGGAGCTCGAGGCGGAGGCTCTCATCACGAACGCAGGGGGCAGGTACTCAGCTTTAGCATGA